In the genome of Acaryochloris sp. CCMEE 5410, the window TGACGAGCATGACGAACATTAAGCCAATCGGGCCAGCTCCCGTAATCAGCACCGTTTGCCCTGGCTTGATATCGGCTTTGGTGACGGCCTTCAAACAGCAGTTAGTGGGTTCAACAAAGCTCGCTTGCTCAAAGGAAATATCATCAGGGATTTCGATTAAGCCACCCCGCTCAACAATATGCCCCGGCACTTTCACATAATCAGCAAACCCACCGCCGCTGGGGCTAAATCCTGCCGTGGTGGTGATATTTTTATACACGTCGCACATGGAGAAGTTGTCATTTAGACAATACTCACAGTGCATACAGGGAATATGGTGCAGAACAACCACCCGTTGCCCCACCTGCCAGTCTTTAACCTCAGAACCCACAGCCGCAATCTCGCCTGCCGTCTCATGACCAAAGATTCGGGGCGGCTCGTAGAGGGGATAGCGAATTTTTTTAATGTCGGATTGACAGAGACCCACTACTTTGACTTGAACGAGAACCTCATCTGCACCTACCTCAGGCTTTGGTATCTCTTCATAGCTGAGCTGATTAACCCCGCGAAAGACTTGAGCTTTCATGCTTCCCGAACCCTAACAAACGTCTGTTTTCAGCTTATCGTGTTGCTTCCTGCCCCTCAAGCTATGAAACCCCACCAGCAGGCAGGGTTTCATTTTAATGATTATGGGAGGTGTTGGGGGCTAGGCACCATCATTGGATGCCAGTTGTTGGGCATTAGGCAGGCGAACTTTATCCGCTAAGCCCAGAGATTGGAGTAACTGCACCATCATCCAAGTGGTATCAATTTCCCACCATTGCAAGCCATGGCGAGCAGACTGAGGAAACGCATGGTGGTTATTGTGCCAGCCTTCACCATAGGTGAGGAGGGCAACCCACCAGCAATTGGTGGATTGGTCATCAGACTCATAGGTTTTATAGCCAAACTTATGGGTGGCACTATTTACAAAC includes:
- a CDS encoding zinc-dependent dehydrogenase, with product MKAQVFRGVNQLSYEEIPKPEVGADEVLVQVKVVGLCQSDIKKIRYPLYEPPRIFGHETAGEIAAVGSEVKDWQVGQRVVVLHHIPCMHCEYCLNDNFSMCDVYKNITTTAGFSPSGGGFADYVKVPGHIVERGGLIEIPDDISFEQASFVEPTNCCLKAVTKADIKPGQTVLITGAGPIGLMFVMLVNYVGGRAITTDLLPTRIEKAKQVGATAAFDARDPDLATKIQDLTNGMGVDVSLLAVPSDKAFFQALDCTRKGGKILFFAEFPDEVEIPINPNVLYRREIDLIGSYSSSFRLQKQSADIIFNQRIDVDALVSDRYPLQDLANAVEQAVSPGPETYKILIYP